Proteins encoded in a region of the Nonomuraea helvata genome:
- a CDS encoding FAD-dependent oxidoreductase: MTSVRKALVIGGGVAGPAAAMALQKAGIEAVVYEAYATPADDVGVFLTVATNGIDALRTIGADKDVVAAGFPTPKITLRNSAGKNLGGTNTGARLADGTTSHTVRRADLYRILQNEATSRGIRIEGGKRLISAEQTADGVRAIFEDGTEATGDIIIGADGIDSTVRKIIDPKAPAPHYTGLINLGGYTDGVPVDTESCSYSMMFGKRAFFGYAVLPSREVWWYASLPHHNEPKKGELDATDGPGWQRKLISFFEHDSGPAVDLIKATRNPENLRATPTRSVPNLPTWHNDRMVIIGDAAHAPTPTSGQGASLSIEDAVVLAQCLRDLPTAKEAFATFERLRRPRVEAIIKVASSINNNKAPGAVGAAIRDAFMPIVMKLTANSKFMMSQYDYHIEWDEVVKAA; the protein is encoded by the coding sequence ATGACTTCAGTTCGGAAAGCGCTGGTCATCGGTGGCGGCGTCGCGGGGCCCGCGGCCGCCATGGCGTTACAGAAGGCCGGGATCGAGGCCGTGGTCTATGAGGCATACGCCACCCCGGCCGACGACGTCGGCGTGTTCCTCACCGTCGCCACCAACGGCATCGACGCGCTGCGCACGATCGGCGCGGACAAGGATGTGGTGGCCGCAGGTTTCCCGACCCCGAAGATCACCCTGCGCAACAGCGCCGGGAAGAACCTGGGCGGCACCAACACCGGCGCCCGCCTGGCTGACGGCACCACCAGCCACACCGTCCGCCGTGCCGACCTCTACCGCATCCTGCAGAACGAGGCCACCAGCCGGGGCATCCGCATCGAGGGCGGCAAGCGCCTGATCAGCGCCGAGCAGACCGCCGACGGCGTGCGGGCGATCTTCGAGGACGGCACCGAGGCCACCGGCGACATCATCATCGGCGCCGACGGCATCGACTCCACCGTACGCAAGATCATCGACCCCAAGGCGCCGGCCCCCCACTACACCGGCCTGATCAACCTCGGCGGCTACACCGACGGAGTCCCGGTCGACACCGAATCGTGCAGCTACAGCATGATGTTCGGCAAGCGGGCCTTCTTCGGCTACGCCGTCCTGCCCAGCCGCGAGGTGTGGTGGTACGCGAGCCTGCCCCACCACAACGAGCCCAAGAAGGGCGAGCTCGACGCCACCGACGGGCCGGGCTGGCAGCGCAAGCTGATCAGCTTCTTCGAGCACGACTCGGGCCCCGCGGTCGACCTCATCAAGGCCACCCGCAACCCCGAGAACCTGCGCGCCACGCCGACCCGTTCCGTGCCCAACCTGCCGACCTGGCACAACGACCGCATGGTCATCATCGGGGACGCCGCCCACGCCCCCACTCCCACCTCCGGGCAGGGCGCCTCGCTCTCCATCGAGGACGCCGTGGTCCTGGCCCAGTGCCTGCGCGACCTGCCCACCGCGAAGGAGGCGTTCGCCACTTTCGAGAGGCTCCGCCGCCCGCGCGTCGAGGCCATCATCAAGGTCGCCAGCAGCATCAACAACAACAAGGCCCCCGGCGCCGTCGGCGCGGCGATCAGGGACGCGTTCATGCCGATCGTCATGAAGCTGACGGCCAACAGCAAGTTCATGATGTCGCAGTACGACTACCACATCGAGTGGGACGAGGTCGTCAAGGCCGCCTAG
- a CDS encoding 4'-phosphopantetheinyl transferase family protein, with protein MIESILPPYVVSSDTTEDELEGSLFPEEEAMISKAVGKRRKEFTTARICARRAIRLLGRQPTPILSGQSGEPLWPRGLIGSVTHCAGYRGVVVATQVEAAAIGIDAEPNKELPMGVLEAIALPQEERMVRELSEQRPDVRWDRLLFCTKESVYKAWFPLARRWLGFHDVLVDIRPGGTFEARLQVPGPLLNRHRLTGFSGRWLAGDGLILTAIVMPSSIYTPARQGLMAVAS; from the coding sequence ATGATCGAGTCCATCCTGCCCCCGTACGTCGTGTCGTCCGACACCACCGAGGACGAGCTGGAAGGCAGCCTGTTCCCGGAGGAGGAGGCGATGATCAGCAAAGCGGTGGGCAAGCGGCGCAAGGAGTTCACCACCGCCAGGATCTGCGCCAGGCGGGCCATCCGGCTGCTCGGCCGGCAGCCGACGCCGATCCTGTCGGGACAGAGCGGCGAGCCGCTGTGGCCCCGCGGGCTCATCGGGAGCGTCACCCACTGCGCGGGCTACCGGGGCGTGGTGGTCGCCACGCAGGTCGAGGCGGCCGCCATCGGCATCGACGCCGAGCCCAACAAGGAGCTGCCGATGGGCGTGCTCGAGGCGATCGCGCTGCCGCAGGAGGAGCGGATGGTGCGCGAGCTGAGCGAGCAGCGTCCCGACGTGCGCTGGGACCGGCTGCTGTTCTGCACCAAGGAGTCGGTCTACAAGGCGTGGTTCCCCTTGGCCCGCCGGTGGCTGGGCTTCCACGACGTGCTGGTCGACATCCGTCCGGGCGGCACGTTCGAGGCGCGGCTGCAGGTGCCCGGCCCGCTGCTGAACCGGCACCGGCTGACCGGTTTCTCCGGACGCTGGCTGGCCGGGGACGGGCTCATCCTGACCGCGATCGTGATGCCGTCCTCCATCTACACCCCGGCCCGCCAGGGCCTGATGGCCGTGGCCAGCTGA
- a CDS encoding metallophosphoesterase, which translates to MIKVRKSAGRLWGISDLHVSHPRNRQVLESLRPQSDDDWLVVAGDVAELTPDIEWALSLLKERFATVVWTPGNHELWTLSGDPVQLRGEERYRYLVEMCRRIGVITPEDPYPVWTGPGGPVTIAPLFLLYDYSFRPPGVSRQDALDWARRAGVVCTDELYLHCDPYPTRDAWCDARVEQTERRLAGRDPAIPTVLVSHYPLIREPTLVLRHPEFAMWCGTERTHDWHRRFDVRCAVYGHLHIPRTSWSDGVRFEEVSLGYPREWLQWTRSGTVLRSVLPAEEPA; encoded by the coding sequence ATGATCAAGGTCAGGAAGAGCGCCGGACGGCTTTGGGGGATAAGCGACCTGCACGTGTCCCATCCCCGCAATCGCCAGGTCCTGGAGTCCCTCCGGCCGCAGTCCGACGACGACTGGCTGGTGGTCGCCGGCGACGTCGCCGAGCTCACCCCGGACATCGAGTGGGCGCTGAGCCTGCTCAAGGAGCGGTTCGCCACGGTCGTCTGGACGCCGGGCAACCACGAGCTCTGGACGCTCAGCGGTGACCCCGTCCAGCTCCGCGGCGAGGAGCGTTACCGCTATCTCGTCGAGATGTGCCGGCGCATCGGCGTGATCACCCCGGAGGATCCCTATCCCGTCTGGACGGGCCCCGGCGGCCCCGTCACCATCGCCCCGCTCTTCCTGCTGTACGACTACAGCTTCCGGCCACCCGGGGTCTCCCGGCAGGACGCGCTGGACTGGGCGAGGCGAGCCGGTGTCGTGTGCACCGACGAGCTCTATCTCCACTGCGACCCCTATCCGACCAGGGACGCGTGGTGCGACGCCAGAGTGGAGCAGACCGAGCGCAGGCTGGCCGGGCGCGACCCGGCCATCCCGACGGTGCTGGTCAGCCACTACCCGCTGATCCGCGAACCCACGCTGGTGCTGCGCCACCCGGAGTTCGCCATGTGGTGCGGGACGGAGCGGACCCACGACTGGCACCGCCGCTTCGACGTCCGGTGCGCCGTCTACGGCCACCTGCACATACCGAGAACGAGCTGGAGCGACGGGGTGCGTTTCGAGGAGGTCTCCCTCGGCTACCCGCGCGAATGGCTCCAGTGGACCAGATCCGGCACCGTGCTCAGATCGGTGCTCCCCGCGGAGGAACCGGCATGA
- a CDS encoding AAA family ATPase, with amino-acid sequence MDLIERDEALTTLEGLLANILSGRGCVAVVGGTVATGKSRLLDTFAQGTAQRGALSIAASGSPVEQDLPLGVLGQLIHEAPLMEEERSRAMALLREGAQSDLGSDRLGQPHAQVVHALCTVLIELSERYPLVIVVDDAHYADRLSLLCLAYLSRRVRLARIMMVLSHSDTAWESGSGAFSGAQLFSGPRCHTIQLRPLSRAGVLSLVAARVGAEEAERYAEDWHAYSAGNPLLLRALLEERSEGRPVPGHRYGQAVLECLHRGEPELLGVARGLAVLGQADSLDRLLGIERTRLDKALRSLAMAGVLGSGRFLHEAARLAVLAELDPADSMDLHRRAARLCHDDGAPTEVVAEHLLHAGPPDDAWVVPVLADAAASALREGRVKPAIEYLRLAWHTACDERERTRLAILLMRAEWRINPAAPARRLTDLFETMQRGWLDGSDAVVLAKALLWHGKLDDAKEVFDHLAESGGAHGPETTMELAIAGSWLRSTYPSMNAPLGETQPRTTLAPLAAIHRFESTAALTEVIVNGPQAEAITTAERILRVSHLDEMSMDTVESALLTLTYGGRPEQAAPMCELFLAEASARQAPSRMARLAAIRAEIAIRQGDLRTAVHQAGTGLELLPVSGWGVTVGGPLGSLVIAHTAMGHYETAHDLLDQPMLDAMFETRYGLHYLYARGRYSLAIGDVASALDDFQRCGELMGRWNVNAPDLFPWRADAADALLRLGRPDQARHLIEEQLVRFGSSSLRIQGISMRLFAATSEMRHRPNLLRRSVDLLQAGGDDYELARSLFDLAEAYGKLGERRRAGMILVRARTVANECGGAFDTASPAAEETDTPAARESGEVVTVLSEAERRVAALAAAGHTNREIAGQLYLTVSTVEQHLTRTYRKLNIGGRSDLPASIAF; translated from the coding sequence ATGGATTTGATCGAGCGCGACGAGGCGCTCACGACGTTGGAGGGCCTGCTCGCGAACATACTCTCGGGCCGGGGATGCGTCGCCGTGGTCGGCGGCACCGTCGCGACGGGCAAGAGCAGGCTGCTCGACACGTTCGCTCAGGGGACCGCCCAGCGGGGCGCGCTGTCCATCGCGGCGTCGGGCTCCCCCGTGGAGCAGGACCTGCCGCTGGGCGTGCTGGGCCAGCTCATCCACGAGGCGCCGCTGATGGAGGAGGAGCGCTCCAGGGCGATGGCCCTGCTGCGGGAGGGCGCGCAGAGCGACCTCGGCTCCGACCGGCTCGGCCAGCCCCACGCCCAGGTCGTGCACGCGCTCTGCACGGTGCTCATCGAGCTGTCCGAGCGCTACCCGCTGGTGATCGTGGTGGACGACGCCCACTACGCCGACCGGCTCTCCCTGCTCTGCCTGGCGTACCTGTCCCGGCGTGTGCGGCTCGCCCGGATCATGATGGTCCTCAGCCACTCCGACACCGCGTGGGAGTCGGGTTCGGGCGCGTTCTCGGGCGCGCAGCTGTTCTCCGGGCCCCGCTGCCACACCATCCAGCTGCGGCCGCTCTCTCGTGCGGGCGTGCTGTCCCTGGTCGCCGCGCGGGTGGGGGCGGAGGAGGCCGAGCGGTACGCCGAGGACTGGCACGCCTACAGCGCCGGCAACCCGCTGCTGCTGCGGGCCCTGCTGGAGGAGCGATCCGAGGGCCGGCCCGTCCCCGGCCACCGGTACGGCCAGGCCGTGCTGGAGTGCCTGCACCGCGGCGAGCCCGAGCTGCTCGGCGTGGCGCGCGGGCTGGCCGTGCTCGGCCAGGCGGACTCCCTCGACCGGCTGCTCGGCATCGAGCGTACGCGGCTCGACAAGGCGCTCCGCTCCCTGGCCATGGCCGGTGTGCTCGGCTCGGGCCGCTTCCTGCACGAGGCGGCCCGGCTCGCGGTGCTGGCGGAGCTGGACCCGGCGGACAGCATGGACCTGCACCGCCGGGCCGCCAGGCTCTGCCACGACGACGGCGCCCCGACCGAGGTGGTCGCCGAACACCTCCTCCACGCCGGTCCGCCCGATGACGCCTGGGTCGTTCCCGTGCTCGCCGACGCGGCGGCGAGCGCGCTGCGCGAAGGCCGCGTCAAGCCCGCCATCGAGTACCTGCGGCTGGCCTGGCACACCGCCTGCGACGAGCGGGAGCGCACACGGCTCGCCATCCTGCTCATGCGCGCCGAGTGGCGGATCAACCCGGCGGCGCCGGCCAGACGCCTCACCGACCTGTTCGAGACGATGCAGCGGGGCTGGCTCGACGGGAGCGACGCCGTGGTGCTGGCCAAGGCGCTGCTCTGGCACGGCAAGCTGGACGACGCCAAGGAGGTCTTCGACCACCTGGCGGAATCCGGCGGCGCCCATGGTCCGGAGACGACGATGGAGCTGGCCATCGCCGGCTCGTGGTTGCGCTCCACGTACCCCTCGATGAACGCCCCGCTGGGCGAGACGCAGCCGCGCACCACGCTGGCCCCGCTGGCGGCCATCCACCGGTTCGAGTCCACCGCCGCCCTCACCGAGGTGATCGTCAACGGGCCGCAGGCCGAGGCCATCACGACCGCCGAGCGGATCCTGCGCGTGAGCCACCTCGACGAGATGTCGATGGACACGGTGGAGAGCGCGCTGCTCACGCTCACCTACGGCGGGCGCCCCGAGCAGGCCGCGCCCATGTGCGAGCTCTTCCTCGCAGAGGCCTCGGCCAGACAGGCCCCGAGCCGGATGGCCAGGCTCGCCGCGATCCGGGCCGAGATCGCGATCCGCCAGGGCGACCTGCGTACGGCGGTGCACCAGGCGGGCACCGGCCTGGAGCTCCTCCCGGTCAGCGGCTGGGGCGTGACGGTCGGGGGCCCGCTGGGCAGCCTCGTCATCGCCCACACCGCGATGGGCCACTACGAGACCGCCCACGACCTGCTCGACCAGCCCATGCTCGACGCCATGTTCGAGACCAGATACGGCCTGCACTACCTGTACGCCAGGGGCCGCTACAGCCTGGCCATCGGCGACGTCGCCTCGGCGCTCGACGACTTCCAGCGCTGCGGCGAGCTGATGGGCCGGTGGAACGTGAACGCGCCGGACCTCTTCCCCTGGCGGGCCGACGCCGCGGACGCCCTGCTGCGGCTGGGCCGGCCGGACCAGGCCCGGCACCTCATCGAGGAGCAGCTGGTGCGCTTCGGCTCCTCCTCGCTGCGCATCCAGGGGATCTCCATGCGCCTGTTCGCCGCCACCAGCGAGATGCGGCACCGCCCCAACCTGCTCAGGAGGTCGGTCGACCTGCTGCAGGCCGGCGGCGACGACTACGAGCTGGCCCGGTCGCTGTTCGACCTGGCGGAGGCGTACGGCAAGCTCGGCGAGCGCCGGCGTGCCGGAATGATCCTGGTACGGGCCCGGACGGTGGCGAACGAGTGCGGCGGCGCGTTCGACACCGCCTCCCCGGCGGCGGAGGAGACCGACACCCCCGCGGCGCGCGAGTCAGGCGAGGTCGTGACCGTGCTGAGCGAGGCCGAGCGGCGGGTCGCGGCGCTGGCGGCCGCCGGGCACACCAACCGGGAGATCGCCGGCCAGCTGTACCTCACCGTCAGCACGGTCGAGCAGCACCTGACCCGCACCTACCGCAAGCTCAACATCGGCGGACGGAGCGATCTACCTGCGTCTATCGCCTTCTAG